A window of the Tripterygium wilfordii isolate XIE 37 chromosome 12, ASM1340144v1, whole genome shotgun sequence genome harbors these coding sequences:
- the LOC120010444 gene encoding uncharacterized protein LOC120010444 has protein sequence MAKEELQLFESTTPSMAFSSPPDHPLSTVGILREAIKTQARDTKLTLHVMLLILSPLSLIFILHSIFARPLIEMIEHGSGDHHTSLFVLEIAFFVAFYIVTFFGMVISIHIYSPTYNIGRSTSSSSLRDLISWFCFSWRGPFITYLYVTFIAAISFVVIKLVINVITASMVVAILASMGSVYLASVLMLAIVVSVIEGGDCKGEEALKRAWKLMRGREVQGFEVMLILVLLFVPIFVVFIVAGIDDDMSLVNQSFCGIVAGIPFCLAELYIFVVMIVFYFECKKNHGERLELEVEDGFSLLSSS, from the coding sequence ATGGCCAAAGAAGAACTCCAACTCTTTGAATCAACAACACCATCAATGGCTTTTTCTTCACCTCCTGATCATCCTCTTAGTACTGTAGGAATCTTGAGGGAAGCAATCAAAACACAAGCAAGAGATACAAAACTCACTCTTCATGTCATGCTCCTCATACTTTCTCCCTTATCtctcattttcattcttcaTTCTATCTTTGCTAGGCCTCTTATAGAGATGATTGAACATGGTAGCGGGGATCATCATACATCTCTCTTCGTACTCGAAATCGCCTTCTTTGTTGCCTTCTATATTGTTACTTTCTTTGGGATGGTGATTAGTATTCATATCTACTCTCCAACATACAATATTGGAAGATCTACAAGTAGTAGTAGTCTAAGAGATTTGATTTCCTGGTTCTGTTTTTCATGGAGGGGACCTTTCATCACATACTTGTACGTTACTTTCATCGCAGCCATTTCTTTTGTTGTCATCAAACTGGTAATTAATGTGATTACTGCTTCTATGGTGGTGGCAATTCTGGCTTCAATGGGTTCTGTTTACTTAGCTTCAGTACTGATGCTCGCGATCGTGGTATCGGTCATTGAAGGTGGTGATTGTAAGGGAGAAGAGGCATTAAAAAGGGCTTGGAAGCTGATGAGAGGGAGAGAGGTTCAAGGGTTTGAAGTaatgttgattttggttttgttatttgttCCAATCTTTGTTGTGTTCATTGTTGCAGGAATAGATGATGACATGAGTTTAGTCAATCAGTCTTTTTGTGGGATTGTTGCAGGGATTCCTTTCTGCCTGGCAGAGTTGTATATTTTTGTGGTGATGATTGTGTTTTACTTTGAATGTAAGAAGAATCATGGGGAGAGATTAGAGTTGGAGGTGGAAGATGGTTTTAGTTTACTTAGCTCCTCATAG
- the LOC120010941 gene encoding enhancer of polycomb-like protein 1 isoform X1 has translation MSRLSFRPRPLDIHKKLPIVKSLKDIEDDETSTSTRNSHFLLRLSETDNEVHQVPSKKLANEIPTPQYVVVDTYERDYSRTFAQPTSYVRARGARAEIGEFVEYDIDNEDGDWLREFNQDKKILNPEKLESLIFKLEVLDQKARERAGIITPTIGLPIPVLLQFDAAVEALQAQSIRYAVFQSVFNYWKEKRERWQKPILRRLQPPPPVNDTNPFNVFRRREKAHKLHTRRMQRRENNVQSFEKLRQVRRNLDQAKTILEALIKREERKREVMDSEVSLQRIQMKYKHETELLEDSLAFPGFPPASCKFGSSDDEYVDSDDLASSHPRLRPAVRSNLPLTDSNLLMVPAGGMKQEFRRRHTPQGWLHKLDPLEPVLLFTKPLVPEKLAATGIVPPLECSTKNGASTPPYKFHGRIGRGGRIIFDRWNPFWPSPIDSGNSVYIPSRARPCTYR, from the exons atgagTAGGTTGTCGTTCAGGCCACGGCCTCTGGACATACACAAGAAGCTGCCAATTGTGAAGTCACTCAAGGACATTGAAGACGACGAGACCTCTACTTCTACACGCAATTCTCACTTCCTCCTCCGTCTTTCCGAGACCGATAACGAG GTGCATCAGGTTCCGAGCAAGAAATTAGCTAACGAAATACCAACACCTCAGTATGTGGTGGTGGATACTTATGAGAGAGACTATTCACGCACCTTCGCTCAACCCACTTCATATGTACGTGCTCGGGGAG CTCGCGCTGAGATTGGAGAGTTTGTTGAGTATGACATCGACAATGAGGATGGCGATTGGCTTCGTGAATTCAACCAAGATAAGAAGATTCTCAATCCCGAGAA GCTTGAGAGTCTTATTTTCAAGCTGGAGGTCTTGGATCAGAAAGCTCGCGAAAGAGCAGGCATTATAACACCTACTATTGGTTTGCCTATTCCTGTTCTCCTGCAATTTGATGCTGCAGTAGAG GCTCTCCAGGCTCAGTCCATTCGATATGCAGTTTTCCAGTCTGTTTTTAACTATTGGAAAGAAAAG CGTGAAAGGTGGCAAAAGCCTATTTTGCGGCGTTTGCAG CCGCCTCCGCCTGTTAATGATACCAATCCATTCAACGTCTTTAGGCGAAGAGAGAAAGCCCATAAACTGCACACAAGACGG ATGCAAAGGAGGGAAAACAATGTACAATCATTTGAAAAGCTTCGCCAG GTCAGGAGAAACCTTGACCAAGCCAAGACAATTCTTGAAGCTCTTATcaag agagaagagagaaagagagaagtgaTGGATAGTGAAGTTAGCCTCCAGAGGATCCAAATGAAGTACAAG CATGAAACTGAGCTCCTTGAGGATAGCTTGGCTTTTCCTGGATTTCCTCCAGCTTCTTGCAAGTTTGGCTCAAGTGACGACGAATATGTGGACTCAGATGACCTTGCCAGCAGTCATCCACGCTTGCGACCAGCTGTACGTTCCAATCTCCCTTTAACAGATTCAAACTTGCTCATGGTTCCTGCAGGAGGCATGAAGCAAGAATTTAGGCGGCGGCATACACCTCAGGGATGGCTCCATAAATTG GATCCTCTTGAACCAGTTTTGTTGTTCACGAAACCCCTGGTTCCAGAAAAATTGGCAGCAACAGGCATTGTACCGCCTTTGGAGTGTTCAACAAAGAATGGTGCTTCTACACCACCTTATAAATTTCATGGGCGAATTGGTCGAGGAGGGCGCATAATATTTGATAGATGGAATCCATTTTGGCCAAGTCCTATTGATTCCGGTAACTCTGTTTACATACCATCACGAGCCCGTCCATGTACCTACAGATGA
- the LOC120010941 gene encoding enhancer of polycomb-like protein 1 isoform X2 translates to MSRLSFRPRPLDIHKKLPIVKSLKDIEDDETSTSTRNSHFLLRLSETDNEVHQVPSKKLANEIPTPQYVVVDTYERDYSRTFAQPTSYVRARGARAEIGEFVEYDIDNEDGDWLREFNQDKKILNPEKLESLIFKLEVLDQKARERAGIITPTIGLPIPVLLQFDAAVEALQAQSIRYAVFQSVFNYWKEKRERWQKPILRRLQPPPPVNDTNPFNVFRRREKAHKLHTRRMQRRENNVQSFEKLRQVRRNLDQAKTILEALIKREERKREVMDSEVSLQRIQMKYKHETELLEDSLAFPGFPPASCKFGSSDDEYVDSDDLASSHPRLRPADPLEPVLLFTKPLVPEKLAATGIVPPLECSTKNGASTPPYKFHGRIGRGGRIIFDRWNPFWPSPIDSGNSVYIPSRARPCTYR, encoded by the exons atgagTAGGTTGTCGTTCAGGCCACGGCCTCTGGACATACACAAGAAGCTGCCAATTGTGAAGTCACTCAAGGACATTGAAGACGACGAGACCTCTACTTCTACACGCAATTCTCACTTCCTCCTCCGTCTTTCCGAGACCGATAACGAG GTGCATCAGGTTCCGAGCAAGAAATTAGCTAACGAAATACCAACACCTCAGTATGTGGTGGTGGATACTTATGAGAGAGACTATTCACGCACCTTCGCTCAACCCACTTCATATGTACGTGCTCGGGGAG CTCGCGCTGAGATTGGAGAGTTTGTTGAGTATGACATCGACAATGAGGATGGCGATTGGCTTCGTGAATTCAACCAAGATAAGAAGATTCTCAATCCCGAGAA GCTTGAGAGTCTTATTTTCAAGCTGGAGGTCTTGGATCAGAAAGCTCGCGAAAGAGCAGGCATTATAACACCTACTATTGGTTTGCCTATTCCTGTTCTCCTGCAATTTGATGCTGCAGTAGAG GCTCTCCAGGCTCAGTCCATTCGATATGCAGTTTTCCAGTCTGTTTTTAACTATTGGAAAGAAAAG CGTGAAAGGTGGCAAAAGCCTATTTTGCGGCGTTTGCAG CCGCCTCCGCCTGTTAATGATACCAATCCATTCAACGTCTTTAGGCGAAGAGAGAAAGCCCATAAACTGCACACAAGACGG ATGCAAAGGAGGGAAAACAATGTACAATCATTTGAAAAGCTTCGCCAG GTCAGGAGAAACCTTGACCAAGCCAAGACAATTCTTGAAGCTCTTATcaag agagaagagagaaagagagaagtgaTGGATAGTGAAGTTAGCCTCCAGAGGATCCAAATGAAGTACAAG CATGAAACTGAGCTCCTTGAGGATAGCTTGGCTTTTCCTGGATTTCCTCCAGCTTCTTGCAAGTTTGGCTCAAGTGACGACGAATATGTGGACTCAGATGACCTTGCCAGCAGTCATCCACGCTTGCGACCAGCT GATCCTCTTGAACCAGTTTTGTTGTTCACGAAACCCCTGGTTCCAGAAAAATTGGCAGCAACAGGCATTGTACCGCCTTTGGAGTGTTCAACAAAGAATGGTGCTTCTACACCACCTTATAAATTTCATGGGCGAATTGGTCGAGGAGGGCGCATAATATTTGATAGATGGAATCCATTTTGGCCAAGTCCTATTGATTCCGGTAACTCTGTTTACATACCATCACGAGCCCGTCCATGTACCTACAGATGA
- the LOC120010445 gene encoding probable polygalacturonase At3g15720 yields MSKMLFTLFYLLITNWELRSGECHQEISRNDVVNVMDYGAVGDGISDNSQAFLKTWAAACGSASVDQSMLVPNTTFLVNPVTFEGPCNPSTISILVSGNIIAPEFKSWDGYDASRWIVFSKVQGLKITGQGMFDGRGWSWWQSVRDANQRPIGTTFKHCDNLQLQGFTHVNSGSLHISIVYSNQVFISKLRIFAPESSPNTDGIDVGYSSNVSIRHIDIATGDDCIAIGGGSSYINIRGVRCGPGHGISIGSLGKNGRSDKVEQVRVKNCTFVGTSNGVRIKTWQGGSGYAEQISFQKIRLRNVTNPIIIDQFYCPSNNCRNQTSAVRVSDISFVGIHGTSSKKNAIILQCSQTIGCHNILLKYIKIASAIPRQVTQASCFNAHGIYTSATPAVDCLIN; encoded by the exons ATGTCT AAAATGTTGTTCACATTATTTTATTTGCTAATCACAAATTGGGAATTGAGAAGTGGAGAATGCCATCAAGAGATTTCTCGTAATGATGTTGTTAATGTTATGGATTATGGAGCTGTTGGAGATGGAATTAGTGACAATTCACAA GCATTCTTGAAGACTTGGGCAGCAGCTTGTGGAAGTGCATCAGTTGATCAATCAATGCTTGTACCAAACACAACATTCTTGGTAAATCCAGTAACTTTTGAAGGTCCCTGCAACCCTTCTACCATTTCTATCCtggtaagt GGTAATATTATTGCCCCGGAATTTAAATCATGGGATGGTTACGATGCATCAAGATGGATTGTATTCTCAAAAGTGCAAGGACTCAAAATCACCGGCCAAGGAATGTTCGACGGAAGAGGATGGAGTTGGTGGCAATCTGTCCGCGACGCCAATCAAAGACCGATT GGCACCACGTTTAAACACTGTGACAACCTTCAACTACAAGGATTCACACATGTAAACAGTGGAAGCCTCCATATTAGCATAGTTTATTCTAACCAAGTATTTATCTCTAAACTCCGTATATTTGCCCCGGAATCAAGCCCTAACACCGATGGCATCGATGTTGGTTACTCTTCAAATGTCAGCATTCGTCATATCGACATTGCAACag GTGATGATTGCATTGCAATCGGAGGAGGTTCCTCATACATTAACATAAGGGGTGTAAGATGCGGACCCGGGCATGGTATAAG TATTGGAAGTTTAGGAAAAAATGGAAGGTCAGACAAAGTAGAACAAGTGCGTGTTAAAAATTGTACCTTTGTTGGAACTTCAAATGGAGTAAGAATAAAGACATGGCAG GGTGGGTCTGGCTACGCGGAGCAAATATCGTTCCAGAAGATTAGGCTTCGGAATGTCACAAACCCTATAATTATCGATCAGTTCTATTGTCCTTCTAACAATTGCAGAAACCAG ACATCGGCAGTAAGAGTGAGTGATATCTCATTTGTTGGAATTCATGGGACATCAAGCAAAAAGAATGCAATCATATTGCAATGCAGTCAAACCATTGGCTGCCACAACATTTTGTTGAAATATATAAAGATAGCCTCAGCAATTCCACGACAAGTCACTCAGGCTTCCTGCTTCAATGCTCATGGAATATATACTTCTGCAACTCCTGCAGTTGATTGCCTGATAAACTAA
- the LOC120010942 gene encoding annexin-like protein RJ4, with protein MATLIAIDHGNFSPADDAEAIRKACEGWGTDEKNLIKILGHRNASQRHQIRLHYGEIFKEDLIKRFESELSGDLEKAMYRWMLDPADRDAVLANVAFKKGSPEYHVIIEIACVLSPKELFAVRKAYQIRYKNSLEEDLASHTTGDIRKLLVGLVTAYRSTIDEVNARLADNEAEILHNAIKAEEYNHEEVIRILTTRSKAQLMATFNRYRDDHGISISKALSGVKDNDFVKALHTTIRCTNDHQKYYEKVLRNALRRNGTDEDGLTRVIVTKAEKDLKDIKEVYYKRNSVSLDHDVAKETSGDYKAFLLTLLGKED; from the exons ATGGCTACTCTGATTGCTATTGATCATGGTAACTTCTCTCCGGCCGACGATGCAGAAGCAATAAGAAAGGCTTGTGAAG GTTGGGGAACTGATGAGAAGAATTTGATCAAAATATTGGGTCACAGAAATGCATctcaaaggcatcaaatcagGCTCCACTATGGAGAAATTTTTAAGGAAGATCTGATCAAGCGTTTCGAGTCCGAGCTTTCAGGGGACTTGGAG AAAGCAATGTATAGATGGATGTTGGATCCAGCAGATAGAGATGCAGTacttgctaatgtagctttcaaGAAGGGCAGTCCTGAATATCATGTAATCATCGAAATCGCTTGCGTTCTATCCCCAAAAGAGCTCTTTGCTGTGAGAAAGGCCTACCAGATCCGCTACAAGAACTCGTTGGAGGAAGACTTGGCATCCCACACCACGGGTGACATACGCAAG CTCTTGGTTGGCCTAGTGACTGCATATAGGTCCACCATTGATGAAGTGAATGCAAGATTAGCAGACAATGAAGCTGAGATTCTTCACAATGCTATTAAAGCTGAGGAGTATAATCATGAAGAAGTTATCAGGATCTTGACTACAAGGAGCAAGGCCCAGCTTATGGCGACTTTCAACCGCTATAGAGATGACCATGGCATTTCCATCTCTAAG GCGTTATCGGGTGTTAAAGACAATGATTTTGTGAAGGCGTTGCATACGACTATTCGATGCACCAATGACCACCAGAAGTATTATGAAAAG GTTTTGCGCAATGCCCTCAGGAGGAATGGGACTGATGAGGATGGACTTACTCGTGTGATCGTTACAAAGGCAGAGAAGGACTTGAAGGACATCAAGGAGGTTTATTACAAGCGAAACAGTGTGTCGCTTGATCATGATGTGGCCAAGGAAACTTCGGGTGATTACAAGGCCTTCCTCCTCACTCTGCTAGGGAAGGAGGATTGA